A single genomic interval of Nonomuraea rubra harbors:
- a CDS encoding helix-turn-helix transcriptional regulator yields the protein MNPGQAIVGRDGEREKLSAFLAAPQGQALVLRGETGVGKSALLDHAAALATPAHDVIRAAGVEAESELPYAGLHQLLHPLLPRLSGLDDGHRAAFDVAFGLRQGGTPSVMSLGIAVLDLLSLASSGGPLLLLLDDGQWLDASSIEVCGFVGRRLAGSAVKMLIAVRSDVGSRFDTAALPELTLPPLPDEAAGRLLDLRHPGLSPRTRRLVLEHAMGNALALVELPPYVEAAGFGSVPLSRRLQHVYGLRIERLAAPVREELLRGALDGVGAGQGGNRSPGRRYRMRDTGEAMAAGLLDTDPATGELVFRHPLVRSTVVQLSTPNQRRAAHADLARLHEGEVERHARHLAASRVDPDEEVAATLEAAAESATRRGGAVAAVAWLTRAAELSETPADRSRRLGDAAFIAGHAALLDQAQRLVRSDPAPGPAESPATAIAAAYVALYEDGDVRSAHHRVAAAIEHLGDDGPEVLTRLVDLLLAISQYAGDAGSWHRTEELLRALGDRVHPRSAVYRDAWSDVVRHGGGVDERVERAFADVSALEPWDVSRLAVAAYHVDTLSRYRPHLQRAVDREVETGAVANGMTMLHLIMLDQLAAGEWDDAERTGRRALELNTAHGNVLFAHHTRAYLGLLAAVRGRLERARELQAVVDAWARPRGVGFLTQLADAIGTAAALSEGDYEAAYLHAIGITPPGSFEPYAHQAARTLLDLVESAVHTGRLEQAHRHSLAALDAGLPGISPRLALITYSAAAMTTGDEKEAADLYARAEAAPGAAGFPFELARIRLARGVRLRHTQGPRAARPLLVLAAESFDRLGAVGWAERAQAELRASGAPAGTAPSHLTELTWQERRIAELAAGGLTNKEIGERMRLSPRTVSSHLYRVFPKLGITSRAALRDALGKLPG from the coding sequence ATGAATCCCGGACAGGCGATCGTGGGGCGGGACGGCGAGCGGGAGAAGCTGTCCGCCTTCCTGGCGGCACCCCAGGGCCAGGCCCTGGTCCTCAGAGGCGAGACCGGCGTCGGCAAGAGCGCCCTGCTCGACCACGCCGCCGCCCTGGCCACCCCCGCCCACGACGTGATCAGGGCCGCCGGTGTAGAGGCGGAATCGGAGCTGCCCTACGCCGGCCTGCACCAGCTCCTCCACCCCCTGCTCCCCCGCCTGTCCGGGCTCGACGACGGGCACCGCGCCGCCTTCGACGTCGCCTTCGGGCTGCGCCAGGGCGGGACGCCGTCGGTCATGTCCCTCGGCATCGCCGTCCTGGACCTGCTGTCCCTGGCCTCATCGGGCGGGCCGCTGCTGCTGTTGCTCGACGACGGCCAGTGGCTGGACGCGTCCAGCATCGAGGTGTGCGGGTTCGTGGGGCGCCGGCTCGCGGGCAGCGCGGTGAAGATGCTGATCGCCGTGCGGTCGGACGTCGGCTCGCGGTTCGACACGGCCGCGCTCCCGGAGCTCACGCTGCCGCCCCTCCCCGACGAGGCCGCCGGGCGGCTGCTGGACCTGCGCCATCCGGGGCTGAGCCCGCGCACCAGGCGCCTGGTCCTGGAGCACGCCATGGGCAACGCGCTGGCCCTCGTGGAGCTGCCGCCGTACGTCGAGGCGGCCGGCTTCGGCTCGGTCCCGCTGTCGCGCCGCCTCCAGCACGTGTACGGCCTGCGCATCGAACGCCTCGCCGCCCCCGTACGCGAGGAACTGCTGCGCGGCGCCCTCGACGGCGTCGGAGCCGGCCAGGGCGGGAACCGCTCCCCCGGCAGGCGCTACCGCATGCGCGACACCGGCGAGGCGATGGCGGCCGGCCTGCTGGACACCGATCCCGCCACCGGCGAGCTCGTCTTCCGGCACCCGCTGGTCCGCTCCACCGTCGTCCAGCTCTCCACGCCGAACCAGCGCCGCGCGGCGCACGCGGACCTCGCCCGGCTGCACGAGGGCGAGGTCGAGCGGCACGCGCGTCACCTGGCGGCCTCGCGGGTGGACCCCGACGAGGAGGTGGCGGCCACGCTGGAGGCGGCGGCCGAGTCGGCGACCCGGCGCGGCGGCGCGGTGGCGGCCGTGGCCTGGCTGACCCGGGCGGCGGAGCTGAGCGAGACCCCGGCCGACCGGTCCAGGCGGCTCGGCGACGCCGCGTTCATCGCGGGGCACGCCGCGCTCCTGGACCAGGCGCAGAGGCTCGTCCGCTCGGATCCGGCGCCGGGCCCGGCCGAGTCCCCCGCCACGGCCATCGCCGCGGCGTACGTGGCCCTGTACGAGGACGGCGACGTGCGTTCGGCGCACCACCGGGTGGCGGCGGCGATCGAGCACCTGGGGGACGACGGCCCCGAGGTGCTCACCCGGCTCGTGGACCTGCTGCTCGCCATCAGCCAGTACGCCGGCGACGCCGGCTCGTGGCACCGTACGGAGGAGCTGCTGCGCGCGCTGGGCGACCGCGTCCACCCGCGCTCGGCCGTCTACCGCGACGCGTGGAGCGACGTGGTCCGCCACGGAGGCGGGGTGGACGAGCGGGTCGAGCGGGCGTTCGCCGACGTGTCGGCCCTGGAGCCGTGGGACGTCTCCCGCCTGGCCGTGGCCGCCTACCACGTCGACACGCTGAGCAGGTACCGCCCGCACCTGCAGCGCGCGGTGGACCGCGAGGTGGAGACCGGCGCCGTGGCGAACGGCATGACCATGCTGCACCTGATCATGCTCGACCAGCTCGCCGCCGGCGAGTGGGACGACGCCGAGCGGACGGGGCGGCGCGCGCTGGAGCTGAACACCGCGCACGGCAACGTGCTGTTCGCCCACCACACCCGCGCCTACCTGGGGCTCCTCGCCGCCGTGCGCGGCCGGCTGGAGCGGGCCCGCGAGTTGCAGGCGGTCGTGGACGCCTGGGCCCGCCCGCGTGGCGTCGGGTTCCTGACCCAGCTCGCGGACGCGATCGGCACGGCGGCGGCCCTCAGCGAGGGCGACTACGAGGCCGCCTACCTGCACGCCATCGGCATCACCCCGCCGGGCTCGTTCGAGCCCTACGCGCACCAGGCCGCCCGCACGCTGCTCGACCTCGTCGAGTCGGCCGTGCACACGGGACGGCTGGAGCAGGCCCACCGGCACTCCCTGGCCGCGCTGGACGCCGGCCTGCCCGGCATCTCCCCCCGCCTGGCCCTGATCACGTACAGCGCGGCGGCGATGACGACCGGCGACGAGAAGGAGGCGGCGGACCTGTACGCGCGCGCCGAGGCCGCGCCGGGCGCCGCCGGCTTCCCGTTCGAGCTGGCCCGCATCCGCCTGGCCCGCGGCGTCCGGCTGAGGCACACCCAGGGGCCCCGGGCGGCACGGCCGTTGCTGGTCCTGGCCGCGGAGTCGTTCGACCGGCTGGGCGCCGTCGGCTGGGCGGAGCGGGCGCAGGCGGAGCTACGGGCCTCGGGCGCGCCCGCCGGCACCGCGCCGTCGCACCTGACGGAGCTGACCTGGCAGGAGCGCCGGATCGCGGAGCTGGCCGCCGGCGGGCTGACGAACAAGGAGATCGGCGAGCGGATGCGCCTGTCCCCGCGTACCGTCAGCTCGCACCTCTACCGGGTCTTCCCGAAGCTGGGCATCACGTCCAGGGCCGCCTTGCGCGACGCCCTGGGCAAGCTCCCCGGCTGA
- a CDS encoding helix-turn-helix transcriptional regulator, protein MPLFGREAELKALAGLIDGLRERGGVLIEGEAGIGKSALVAAAVSVASGAGLRVLTTTGVAAEQNLAYAGLHQLLYPVRAGMDALPARQRAALRTALGLAGPPEPGARAGDPSESSAQPGNTTAADDTTGAGDTTGGGVYVVGLATLTLLAEVAADRPLLVVAEDAHWLDRASADVLAFVARRIESEPIVMIAALREGEPSPLREAGLPVMTAGRLSGQAAAELLDSTAPGLAPAARERILEQAAGNPLALIELPGVTADQGGLGPTAPLGERLERAFTARVAALPLPARTALLVAALNESESVAETLAATHLILRARPLTDSGPTASPEVSPAPTSGMEAVLVPEVQAELEILAPAVEARLVEICGGLVRFGHPLMRSAIAAAAELGERRRAHLALAETLREHPDRRAWHRAAATAGPDEEVAAELDRAAAGARRRGAVAAAVAALEQAARLSEEREGKALRLLRAAELAVESGSRDTAERLVRDARELGLSPRRRATAAWLLSGFEDGVREDVSRVPELARLAGSIAAEGHVEPAVRILWGAAMRCFWSEPGQAARRLVLSVADGLPLPAGDPRVVAITAYAGPFERGATVLDGLRELAGAAGADPEVDRYLGSAALQVGAFDLAGRLSAAAAPGLRAQGRLGLLPRALAVQSWSLARLGDLATAVPAAEEAARLAEETGQPFMFGLATAVQAEIAALRGENEQARALADQAERVALPAGARPVLATVQLARGLAAMSEGRFDDAYADLSRILDPSDPAFQLGLRAYFLAELAEAALRAGRAAAMRDVLRDLEPLAASSPSPALHIGLRYARAVLAPGEVAEELFAAALRADLSGWPAERARLHLAFGEWLRRRRRAVESRLHLRTARESFDALGLAAWGERARQELRGAGESSPSRNPDAWDRLTPHELSIARLAAEGLTNREIGQRLYLSHRTVGTHLHRIFPKLGVSSRADLPRILRTYRPEE, encoded by the coding sequence ATGCCGCTTTTCGGGCGGGAGGCCGAGCTGAAGGCCCTGGCGGGGCTCATCGACGGCCTCAGGGAGCGCGGTGGCGTCCTCATCGAGGGCGAGGCCGGGATCGGCAAGTCCGCGCTGGTGGCGGCCGCCGTGTCGGTGGCGTCCGGCGCCGGTCTGCGCGTGCTCACGACGACCGGCGTGGCGGCCGAGCAGAACCTCGCCTACGCCGGGCTGCACCAACTGCTGTATCCGGTCCGTGCGGGTATGGACGCGCTGCCCGCCCGCCAGCGCGCCGCCCTGCGCACCGCACTGGGCCTCGCCGGCCCGCCCGAACCCGGCGCCCGGGCCGGCGACCCGTCCGAATCCAGCGCTCAGCCCGGCAACACGACCGCCGCCGACGACACGACGGGAGCCGGCGACACGACGGGAGGCGGCGTCTACGTGGTCGGGCTGGCCACGCTGACCCTGCTGGCGGAGGTGGCCGCCGACCGGCCGCTGCTGGTCGTCGCCGAGGACGCGCACTGGCTGGATCGCGCCAGCGCCGACGTCCTCGCCTTCGTGGCGCGCCGGATCGAGTCCGAGCCCATCGTCATGATCGCGGCCCTGCGGGAGGGCGAGCCCTCGCCCCTGCGGGAGGCGGGGCTGCCGGTGATGACCGCCGGCAGGCTCTCCGGACAGGCCGCCGCCGAGCTGCTCGACTCGACCGCCCCCGGCCTCGCCCCGGCGGCCCGGGAGCGGATCCTCGAACAGGCGGCGGGAAACCCGCTGGCGCTGATCGAGCTGCCCGGGGTCACGGCGGACCAGGGCGGCCTCGGGCCGACGGCGCCGCTGGGGGAACGCCTCGAGCGCGCGTTCACCGCCCGGGTCGCCGCCCTCCCGCTGCCGGCCCGCACCGCCCTGCTGGTCGCGGCGCTCAACGAGAGCGAGTCGGTGGCGGAGACGCTCGCGGCCACACACCTGATCCTGCGCGCCCGGCCACTCACGGACTCCGGCCCGACCGCCAGCCCGGAGGTGTCACCGGCGCCGACCTCAGGCATGGAGGCGGTCCTGGTCCCCGAGGTGCAGGCAGAGCTGGAGATCCTTGCACCGGCCGTCGAGGCGAGGCTGGTCGAGATCTGTGGCGGGCTGGTCAGGTTCGGGCATCCGCTGATGCGGTCGGCCATCGCCGCTGCCGCCGAGCTCGGCGAGCGCCGGCGGGCGCACCTGGCGCTGGCCGAGACGCTGCGCGAGCACCCCGACCGGCGGGCCTGGCATCGGGCCGCCGCGACGGCAGGGCCCGACGAGGAGGTGGCGGCGGAGCTGGATCGGGCCGCCGCCGGGGCGCGGCGCCGGGGCGCGGTCGCGGCCGCGGTGGCGGCGCTGGAGCAGGCGGCCCGGCTGAGCGAGGAGCGCGAGGGCAAGGCGCTGAGGCTGCTGCGCGCGGCCGAGCTGGCGGTCGAGTCCGGCAGCCGCGACACGGCCGAGCGCCTGGTGCGCGACGCGCGGGAGCTGGGCCTGTCCCCGCGCCGGCGCGCCACCGCCGCCTGGCTGCTCAGCGGGTTCGAGGACGGGGTCCGCGAGGACGTCTCCCGGGTGCCCGAGCTGGCCCGGCTGGCCGGGTCGATCGCCGCGGAAGGGCACGTCGAGCCGGCCGTCCGGATCCTGTGGGGCGCGGCCATGCGCTGCTTCTGGTCCGAGCCGGGCCAGGCCGCCCGCCGCCTGGTGCTGAGCGTGGCCGACGGGCTGCCGTTGCCCGCCGGCGACCCGCGCGTGGTCGCGATCACCGCGTACGCGGGGCCGTTCGAGCGGGGCGCGACCGTGCTGGACGGGCTCCGGGAGCTGGCCGGAGCCGCCGGCGCCGACCCCGAGGTGGACCGGTACCTCGGCAGCGCGGCACTCCAGGTGGGGGCGTTCGACCTGGCGGGCCGGCTCTCCGCGGCGGCCGCGCCGGGGCTGCGCGCCCAGGGCAGGCTGGGGCTGCTCCCCAGGGCGCTGGCCGTTCAGTCGTGGAGCCTGGCCAGGCTGGGCGACCTGGCCACGGCCGTTCCCGCCGCCGAGGAGGCCGCCAGGCTCGCCGAGGAGACCGGCCAGCCGTTCATGTTCGGGCTGGCCACCGCCGTCCAGGCCGAGATCGCCGCGCTGCGGGGCGAGAACGAGCAGGCCAGAGCGCTGGCCGACCAGGCCGAGCGGGTCGCGCTGCCCGCCGGCGCCCGGCCGGTGCTCGCCACCGTGCAGCTCGCCCGCGGCCTCGCGGCCATGAGCGAGGGACGGTTCGACGACGCGTACGCCGACCTGAGCCGGATCCTCGACCCCAGCGACCCCGCCTTCCAGCTCGGCCTGCGCGCCTACTTCCTCGCCGAGCTCGCGGAGGCCGCGCTGCGGGCCGGGCGCGCCGCCGCCATGCGGGACGTCCTGCGCGACCTGGAGCCGCTGGCCGCGTCGAGCCCGTCACCCGCGCTGCACATCGGCTTGCGGTACGCGCGTGCCGTGCTCGCCCCGGGTGAGGTGGCGGAGGAGCTGTTCGCGGCCGCGTTGCGGGCGGACCTGTCCGGGTGGCCCGCCGAGCGGGCGCGGCTGCACCTGGCGTTCGGCGAGTGGCTGCGCCGCCGTCGCCGGGCCGTGGAGTCCCGCCTGCACCTGCGTACGGCCAGGGAGTCCTTCGACGCGCTGGGCCTGGCCGCCTGGGGCGAGCGGGCGCGGCAGGAGCTGCGTGGCGCGGGCGAGTCGAGCCCCAGCCGCAACCCGGACGCGTGGGACCGGCTCACCCCGCACGAGCTGAGCATCGCCCGGCTGGCCGCCGAGGGGCTGACGAACCGGGAGATCGGGCAGCGGCTCTACCTGTCCCACCGCACCGTCGGCACCCACCTGCACCGGATCTTCCCCAAGCTCGGGGTGAGCTCCCGGGCCGACCTCCCGCGGATACTGAGGACCTACCGGCCGGAGGAGTGA
- a CDS encoding AfsR/SARP family transcriptional regulator, translating to MGGVSFGLLGPVSVWSGGEELDAGSPQQRGVLALLLLGEGRQVSLGEIVSALWGDRAPRSAVVSTRTYVSRLRRVLADGGGAGLGTEAEIRSAGGGYQLVVDPCAVDVTVFRQTTAAARQARERGDVAEASRLLRGALALWRGPAFDGLGGGFFDGRRTWLEQLRASAMEERWALDIERGDGGEAIAELTLATAAEPYRERLWELLMWALDRDGRPADALAAYRRVARLLAEDLGLDPGPGLRGMYARIGTPAGAPPRLTALHSSGR from the coding sequence ATGGGCGGGGTGAGTTTCGGGCTGCTGGGCCCGGTCAGCGTCTGGAGCGGCGGGGAGGAGCTGGACGCGGGGTCCCCGCAGCAGCGCGGGGTGCTCGCCCTGCTGCTGCTCGGCGAGGGGCGCCAGGTCTCGCTCGGCGAGATCGTGAGCGCGTTGTGGGGTGACCGGGCGCCGCGCAGCGCCGTCGTGAGCACCCGTACGTACGTCTCGCGCCTGCGCCGGGTGCTGGCCGACGGCGGGGGCGCCGGGCTGGGCACCGAGGCGGAGATCAGGTCGGCGGGCGGCGGCTACCAGCTCGTCGTGGACCCGTGCGCGGTGGACGTGACGGTGTTCCGCCAGACAACCGCCGCCGCGCGCCAGGCCCGCGAGCGCGGCGACGTCGCGGAGGCGTCCCGGCTGCTGCGCGGCGCGCTGGCGCTGTGGCGCGGGCCGGCGTTCGACGGGCTGGGCGGGGGCTTCTTCGACGGCCGCCGTACCTGGCTGGAGCAGTTGCGCGCCTCCGCCATGGAGGAACGCTGGGCGCTGGACATCGAGCGGGGCGACGGCGGCGAGGCGATCGCCGAGCTGACGCTCGCGACGGCGGCGGAGCCGTACCGCGAGCGGTTGTGGGAGCTGCTGATGTGGGCGCTCGACCGCGACGGCCGCCCGGCGGACGCGCTGGCGGCCTACCGCCGCGTCGCCCGGTTGCTGGCCGAGGACCTCGGCCTGGACCCGGGCCCCGGCCTGCGCGGGATGTACGCCCGGATCGGCACGCCGGCCGGCGCTCCGCCGCGCCTCACCGCGCTTCACTCCTCCGGCCGGTAG
- a CDS encoding BTAD domain-containing putative transcriptional regulator, protein MSPLPFRFTILGPPGLACGDTRLDLGTPQQQAVLLLLLANSGSFVRIGEVIDGLWGEHAPATGEAVVRTYVSRIRRLLSAHGLDAVISSRSGGYMLDPELFVVDAIEFADLLEAARQEREGGQVPAAVKLLEQALALWTGTALAGVPGEAAERERFRLERLRLAAVQELLRLRLERGEHAEVAAEVPLLIERNRLEEPLYEIYLLALYRSGRRAEALEVYRMVYDLLGKELGVSPGPRLRAAHDRILRAEADPGDEPVPAPSDWPASSGSSDSPASAGSSGESAWAASSGSSGSAASSGPAGLPASAGSAGLSAPAAAPASRASWAERPVAARFVGRAGERAAFRDLLGQARPALLFVRGPAGIGKSALLHQLAQDATAEGRQVRHLRPGNRPARHPHPSPSPRERLERFAEELAGAAGPVLLLDAFEELADLEPWLRDDYLTRLPGDTVVVVAGRSGPSAAWLTDPAWSGAIVIRHLEALTPAESAALLEARGVEPGLRASIAGFAAGHPFALSLAAEVGRSRSATGQPSRREAARQVVDGVLARLAGDVPSDLHRWALHVCAHARHTTEDLLAAVLPGGRAAELFDWLRAQPYVETAARGLEVGGALREALDHHLRWRDPAGYERMHRAIRHHVLDELLRGARDPQASVAVMRTVSRLRRRGGVLARYVSQVGEEDVRACPVTPAAHDELVAMARESQGEAAAGSVRFWLERRPEAFTLLRSRGSGRLRAFMSWLALRRPEREELDADPVVGEIWRDVSRRTPLPPEGHVGIARHLICPAYEAKPSPITDVFQAWMLRRWLHEPGLAASYLIVANGPLWRPLMEYLGHDELTRAGAGHPYAIFGHDWLADPPEVWRDHHLDEELWAERDLFLRQEVSRAGQE, encoded by the coding sequence ATGTCTCCGCTTCCCTTCAGGTTCACCATCCTAGGACCGCCCGGTCTCGCCTGCGGTGACACCCGCCTGGACCTCGGCACGCCCCAGCAGCAGGCCGTCCTGCTGCTGCTGCTCGCCAACAGCGGCAGCTTCGTACGGATCGGCGAGGTGATCGACGGCCTGTGGGGCGAGCACGCGCCGGCCACCGGTGAGGCGGTCGTCAGGACGTATGTCTCGCGCATCAGGCGGCTGCTGTCCGCGCACGGGCTGGACGCGGTGATCAGCTCCAGGTCCGGCGGGTACATGCTCGATCCCGAGCTGTTCGTGGTGGACGCCATCGAGTTCGCCGACCTGCTGGAGGCGGCCAGGCAGGAGCGCGAGGGCGGGCAGGTCCCGGCGGCCGTGAAGCTGCTGGAGCAGGCGCTGGCCCTCTGGACGGGCACGGCGCTGGCCGGGGTTCCCGGCGAGGCGGCGGAACGCGAGCGGTTCCGGCTGGAGCGGCTGCGGCTGGCCGCCGTCCAGGAGCTGCTGCGGCTGCGGCTGGAGCGCGGCGAGCACGCCGAGGTGGCGGCCGAGGTGCCGCTGCTCATCGAGCGGAACCGGCTCGAGGAGCCGCTGTACGAGATCTACCTGCTCGCCCTGTACCGGAGCGGGCGCCGGGCGGAGGCGCTCGAGGTCTACCGGATGGTCTACGACCTGCTGGGCAAGGAGCTGGGCGTCAGCCCGGGGCCACGGCTGCGCGCCGCCCACGACAGGATCCTGCGCGCCGAGGCCGACCCGGGCGACGAGCCCGTGCCGGCGCCGTCCGACTGGCCGGCATCGTCCGGGTCGTCTGACTCGCCGGCATCGGCTGGGTCGTCGGGGGAGTCGGCATGGGCAGCGTCGTCCGGGTCGTCCGGGTCGGCGGCCTCGTCCGGGCCGGCTGGATTGCCGGCATCGGCCGGGTCGGCCGGGTTGTCGGCACCAGCGGCGGCGCCCGCGTCGCGGGCCTCGTGGGCGGAGCGGCCTGTCGCGGCGCGGTTCGTCGGCCGGGCCGGCGAACGTGCCGCCTTCCGGGACCTGCTGGGGCAGGCCCGCCCCGCGCTGCTCTTCGTCCGCGGGCCCGCCGGCATCGGGAAGTCGGCGCTGCTGCACCAGCTCGCCCAGGACGCCACCGCCGAGGGCCGCCAGGTACGGCACCTGCGCCCCGGGAACCGGCCGGCCCGTCACCCGCACCCGTCCCCCAGCCCCCGCGAACGCCTCGAACGGTTCGCGGAGGAGCTGGCCGGCGCCGCGGGCCCGGTCCTGCTCCTCGACGCCTTCGAGGAGCTGGCCGACCTCGAACCGTGGCTGCGCGACGACTACCTCACCCGCCTGCCCGGCGACACGGTCGTCGTGGTGGCGGGCAGGAGCGGGCCGAGCGCCGCCTGGCTCACCGACCCGGCCTGGTCGGGAGCGATCGTGATCAGGCACCTCGAGGCCCTCACCCCCGCGGAGTCGGCCGCGCTGCTCGAAGCCCGCGGCGTCGAGCCCGGCCTGCGCGCCTCCATCGCGGGCTTCGCCGCCGGCCACCCCTTCGCCCTGTCGCTGGCCGCCGAGGTCGGCAGGAGCAGGTCCGCCACGGGCCAGCCGTCGCGCCGCGAGGCGGCCAGGCAGGTGGTCGACGGCGTGCTCGCGCGGCTGGCCGGCGACGTGCCGTCGGACCTGCACCGGTGGGCGCTGCACGTGTGCGCGCACGCCCGCCACACCACCGAGGACCTGCTCGCCGCGGTGCTGCCCGGAGGCCGGGCTGCGGAGCTGTTCGACTGGCTCAGGGCGCAGCCGTACGTCGAGACCGCCGCCCGCGGCCTGGAGGTGGGCGGGGCGCTGCGCGAGGCCCTCGACCACCACCTGCGCTGGCGCGACCCCGCCGGCTACGAGCGGATGCACCGCGCGATCCGCCACCACGTCCTGGACGAGCTGCTGCGCGGCGCCCGCGACCCGCAGGCGAGCGTGGCGGTGATGCGCACGGTCAGCCGGCTGCGCCGGCGCGGCGGAGTCCTGGCCCGGTACGTGTCACAGGTGGGCGAGGAGGACGTGCGCGCGTGCCCGGTGACCCCGGCCGCCCACGACGAGCTCGTCGCCATGGCGCGCGAGTCGCAGGGCGAGGCCGCGGCCGGGTCCGTCCGGTTCTGGCTGGAGCGCAGGCCGGAGGCGTTCACGCTGCTGCGCTCCCGCGGGAGCGGCCGGCTGCGGGCCTTCATGAGCTGGCTGGCGCTGCGCCGCCCCGAGCGGGAGGAGCTGGACGCCGATCCGGTCGTCGGGGAGATCTGGCGGGACGTGAGCCGGCGCACGCCGCTGCCCCCGGAGGGGCACGTCGGGATCGCCCGGCACCTGATCTGCCCCGCCTACGAGGCCAAGCCGTCGCCCATCACGGACGTGTTCCAGGCGTGGATGTTGCGCCGCTGGCTGCACGAGCCGGGGCTGGCGGCGTCGTACCTGATCGTCGCCAACGGGCCGTTGTGGCGGCCGTTGATGGAGTACCTGGGCCACGACGAGCTGACCCGCGCGGGTGCGGGTCACCCGTACGCGATCTTCGGCCACGACTGGCTGGCCGACCCGCCGGAGGTGTGGCGTGACCACCATCTGGACGAGGAACTGTGGGCGGAGCGGGACCTCTTCCTGCGTCAGGAGGTGTCCCGTGCGGGACAAGAGTGA
- a CDS encoding molybdopterin-dependent oxidoreductase, whose translation MTDQRHPKETGAPIARRTMLSMLGAGAAALAAAPLLQNGWERLAATDPTGLLPGPGGFRYFSVAGSVPERTAADYQLRIGGLVERPVTYTLDELRAMPQTRVVGDVECTDGWRVPRTPFSGVSLAHLLDLAGVRPEGKALRFTCFDGVYTESLTLDQARRSDVVVALDMQDKPLTHERGGPVRLYVAPMYFYKSAKWLSGISVTEKVVPGYWEEYGYDVDGWLDQSA comes from the coding sequence GTGACCGATCAACGACACCCGAAGGAGACCGGCGCGCCGATCGCGCGCCGGACGATGCTCTCGATGCTCGGCGCGGGCGCCGCCGCCCTCGCCGCGGCCCCGCTCCTGCAGAACGGCTGGGAACGGCTCGCCGCGACCGACCCGACGGGGCTGCTGCCCGGCCCGGGCGGCTTCCGCTACTTCAGCGTGGCGGGCTCGGTGCCGGAGCGGACCGCGGCCGACTACCAGCTGCGGATCGGCGGCCTGGTCGAGCGGCCCGTGACGTACACGCTGGACGAGTTGCGCGCCATGCCGCAGACCCGGGTCGTCGGCGACGTCGAGTGCACGGACGGCTGGCGGGTGCCGCGCACCCCGTTCTCGGGCGTGTCGCTCGCGCACCTGCTCGACCTGGCGGGCGTGCGCCCGGAGGGCAAGGCGCTCCGCTTCACCTGCTTCGACGGCGTCTACACCGAGAGCCTCACGCTCGACCAGGCCCGCCGCTCCGACGTGGTGGTGGCCCTGGACATGCAGGACAAGCCGCTCACCCACGAGCGCGGCGGCCCGGTGCGGCTCTACGTCGCCCCGATGTACTTCTACAAGTCCGCCAAGTGGCTGTCCGGCATCTCCGTCACCGAGAAGGTCGTCCCGGGATATTGGGAGGAGTACGGCTATGACGTCGACGGCTGGCTCGACCAGAGCGCCTGA
- a CDS encoding cytochrome b/b6 domain-containing protein: MTSTAGSTRAPERLRRFTRAERLVHRATAALMLLCAGSAAFLYFAPLAQLVGRRHLVVVVHEWSGLLLPVPFLIGLAARSFRADLRRLNRLAPYDREWLRAARRGMPGPRPAGKFNAGQKIWAGWIAGAVPVMAFTGLLMWFTGALPWISRTSAIFVHDVTALAIAVVVAGHIRLAYRDPEARRGMRTGSVTWRWARKEHPQWAEEEARDARG, translated from the coding sequence ATGACGTCGACGGCTGGCTCGACCAGAGCGCCTGAGCGGCTGCGGCGCTTCACCCGTGCCGAGCGCCTGGTCCACCGCGCCACGGCCGCGCTCATGCTGCTGTGCGCGGGGTCGGCGGCGTTCCTCTACTTCGCGCCGCTCGCCCAGCTCGTCGGCCGGCGCCACCTGGTGGTCGTCGTGCACGAGTGGTCGGGGCTGCTGCTGCCCGTGCCGTTCCTGATCGGGCTGGCCGCCCGGTCGTTCCGCGCGGACCTGCGCAGGCTCAACCGGCTGGCGCCGTACGACAGGGAGTGGCTGCGCGCGGCCCGCAGGGGCATGCCAGGGCCGCGGCCGGCCGGAAAGTTCAACGCGGGGCAGAAGATCTGGGCGGGCTGGATCGCCGGGGCCGTGCCGGTGATGGCGTTCACCGGGCTGCTGATGTGGTTCACCGGGGCGCTGCCGTGGATCTCCCGGACGAGCGCGATCTTCGTGCACGACGTGACGGCGCTGGCGATCGCCGTGGTCGTGGCCGGGCACATCCGGCTGGCGTACCGGGATCCGGAGGCGCGGCGCGGGATGCGCACGGGGTCGGTGACGTGGAGGTGGGCCAGGAAGGAGCATCCCCAGTGGGCCGAGGAGGAGGCGCGGGACGCGCGCGGCTGA